A genomic stretch from Chitinophaga agri includes:
- a CDS encoding beta-ketoacyl synthase chain length factor yields MAAISPQHTFDGELTQPLTVTQGNMLSCVEPDYRGFIAPNSLRRMTRVLKMGLATSLKCLQDGGIAVPGAIVTGTGKGSLQDTERFIKEIRDYEERALNPTPFIQSTYNAVNGLIALQQKCTQYNNTFVHRGFSFEHALLDSLLLLSEGTPDVLAGAFDEITPEHFFIKGRIGHWKKETISNDQLYAHVSPGTISGEGAAFFLLTPQATEKSYAQIGGLQMLYKPSSEKLQCTLSQFLEQHGVQADEIDLVLTGANADSNHGHYYDVLTAYPKWTQLPFKHLCGDYETVGAFALWLGAMIVKQQQVPQHWFPMLEKQPGRMRNVLIYNHFFGEQHCFMLLQQVK; encoded by the coding sequence ATGGCTGCCATCTCTCCCCAGCATACGTTTGATGGAGAGTTGACGCAGCCGCTGACGGTCACGCAGGGCAATATGCTTTCCTGTGTGGAGCCGGACTATCGTGGCTTTATTGCGCCTAATAGCCTGCGTCGTATGACCAGGGTGTTAAAAATGGGCCTTGCCACTTCCCTGAAGTGCTTACAGGATGGTGGCATTGCCGTTCCGGGTGCGATCGTCACAGGCACCGGCAAGGGCAGTTTGCAGGATACTGAACGCTTCATCAAGGAAATACGCGACTACGAAGAACGTGCGCTCAATCCCACTCCTTTTATTCAGTCTACATACAATGCTGTCAACGGACTGATCGCATTACAACAGAAATGTACGCAGTATAATAATACATTTGTTCACCGGGGCTTCTCTTTCGAACACGCCCTGCTGGATAGTCTGCTGTTGTTATCGGAAGGTACTCCAGATGTACTGGCAGGCGCATTCGACGAAATCACTCCTGAGCATTTTTTTATCAAAGGCCGTATCGGGCATTGGAAAAAGGAAACGATCTCCAATGATCAGTTATATGCACATGTTTCTCCCGGTACGATATCAGGAGAAGGCGCTGCCTTCTTTTTACTGACGCCACAGGCTACAGAAAAGAGTTATGCACAGATAGGTGGTTTGCAGATGCTGTACAAGCCATCATCCGAAAAGCTGCAATGTACACTGAGCCAGTTCCTCGAACAGCATGGTGTGCAGGCAGATGAGATAGATCTTGTACTGACAGGTGCGAATGCGGACAGTAATCACGGGCATTACTACGATGTATTGACGGCTTATCCAAAGTGGACGCAGCTGCCTTTTAAACATCTCTGCGGAGATTATGAAACGGTGGGCGCTTTTGCCTTATGGCTGGGAGCGATGATCGTGAAACAGCAGCAGGTACCTCAACATTGGTTTCCGATGTTAGAGAAGCAGCCAGGTAGGATGAGGAATGTGCTTATTTATAACCACTTCTTTGGAGAGCAGCATTGTTTTATGTTGTTGCAGCAGGTTAAGTAG
- a CDS encoding beta-ketoacyl-[acyl-carrier-protein] synthase family protein — protein sequence MAERVFITGMGMITAIGDDVAENLRSLRAQQSGLGYTQQLQTIYKEVLPVAEVKHTTPGLSEIAGVAGQEGYTRTALLGLIAMREALRSAGISNVQDEPTGFINASTVGGMCDTENVYFEIADPAKTGDFIRFIDTLDCADCTQRIADTVGIDGYITTISTACSSSANALMYGARLIRSGLARRVICGGTEALTRFTLNGFNSLKNIDKRPCMPFDKDRNGLNLGEGAAYLVLESESLVKDRNAPVLAVLSGYANTNEAFHPTAPSPEGDGAYAAMKGAMEMGGCVPADIQYVNVHGTATLSNDVAEGMALQRLFGEQVPPFSSTKPFTGHTLAAAGGIEAIYAVLAIQHQLIFPNLHFKEQMEELYITPASTLLEDYPVRHVLSNSFGFGGNNASLLISKYEG from the coding sequence ATGGCGGAACGTGTGTTTATAACTGGAATGGGGATGATCACCGCCATTGGTGATGATGTAGCGGAGAACCTCCGTAGCCTGCGTGCGCAACAGAGCGGGCTGGGATATACTCAGCAACTGCAAACTATTTACAAAGAAGTATTGCCGGTAGCGGAAGTAAAACACACGACACCGGGACTCAGTGAAATAGCTGGCGTAGCAGGTCAGGAAGGCTATACGCGTACTGCATTGCTGGGACTGATCGCTATGCGGGAAGCCCTGCGTTCTGCTGGTATCAGCAACGTACAGGATGAACCGACCGGTTTTATCAATGCATCCACCGTAGGGGGTATGTGTGATACCGAGAACGTTTATTTCGAGATTGCCGATCCTGCGAAAACAGGCGATTTTATAAGATTTATCGATACCCTGGATTGCGCTGACTGTACGCAACGTATAGCGGACACCGTGGGTATAGACGGATACATCACCACTATCAGTACAGCCTGTTCATCTTCTGCAAATGCATTGATGTATGGTGCAAGGCTGATCAGATCGGGACTGGCCCGCCGCGTGATCTGCGGAGGTACAGAAGCACTCACCCGCTTTACCCTCAACGGGTTTAATTCACTCAAGAATATTGACAAGCGCCCCTGCATGCCTTTCGATAAAGACCGCAACGGTCTTAATCTCGGTGAAGGAGCCGCTTATCTTGTACTGGAAAGCGAATCGCTGGTGAAAGACCGTAATGCGCCTGTGCTGGCAGTATTAAGTGGATATGCCAATACAAATGAAGCATTCCATCCTACCGCACCATCTCCCGAAGGAGACGGTGCCTATGCTGCCATGAAAGGCGCTATGGAAATGGGAGGATGTGTACCTGCGGATATTCAGTACGTGAATGTACATGGCACTGCTACATTAAGCAATGATGTGGCGGAAGGCATGGCTTTACAACGTCTGTTCGGAGAACAGGTTCCGCCATTCAGCAGCACCAAGCCTTTTACCGGCCATACATTAGCCGCCGCAGGCGGAATAGAAGCCATCTATGCTGTACTGGCTATTCAGCATCAGTTAATATTTCCTAATCTCCATTTCAAAGAGCAGATGGAGGAGTTATACATTACACCGGCTTCCACATTACTGGAAGATTATCCGGTACGTCATGTGTTATCCAATTCATTCGGTTTCGGGGGCAATAATGCCTCTCTGCTGATCAGCAAATATGAAGGGTAA
- a CDS encoding phosphopantetheine-binding protein — translation MKAKKGSINLQQTMEELKQQLKVQIIEALNLQDTRPEDIDDNAPLFGEGLGLDSIDSLELMVLLERYYKIKVEDPREGRKILQSVQSMAEFIQSKQPA, via the coding sequence CTGAAAGCAAAAAAAGGAAGCATAAACCTGCAACAAACTATGGAAGAGTTAAAACAGCAATTGAAAGTTCAGATTATTGAGGCGTTGAACCTGCAGGATACCCGTCCTGAAGATATTGACGATAATGCCCCGCTGTTTGGGGAGGGGCTCGGACTCGATAGCATTGATTCCCTTGAACTGATGGTATTACTGGAAAGATATTACAAGATCAAAGTAGAAGATCCACGCGAAGGAAGAAAGATCTTACAGTCTGTTCAATCCATGGCAGAATTTATTCAATCTAAACAACCTGCGTAA
- a CDS encoding ABC transporter permease, with the protein MLRLLATIRKEWLLLMRDRTGLTLLFAMPVVLITVMALIEDAPFRDYQELKFDILTVDNDHGRLGKYIREGLGESGQFRVIDSLNGSAVTEEQARSLVNEGHYQICIIIPQGSTGAIVSNANKIVNDISRRMGMPDVLPVSTRKDSLHVTVYFDPASKKAFKSAIHQALDNFLTQVETDMLLERIKKQLKRKDVAENDSMNIQLKAVGLKEQLTGPSQELDVISNSVQHNVPAWSIFAMFFIVIPIAGNMIREREDGSMLRMKLIPGSYLAILAGKMFFFVAVCVIQFYLMMQVGIYLLPLLGLPQLSLGQSYMAALIVAIGIGLAATSYGILVGTVFKTPNQALNFGAISIVILSAIGGIWIPLEIMPSHMKLIGHLSPLSWGLDAINDIYLRNVGVSHIWGDVGKLVVFAIVLLCTAAAIEKRRLS; encoded by the coding sequence ATGCTAAGATTACTGGCTACTATACGAAAAGAATGGCTGTTGCTGATGCGCGACAGAACAGGGCTGACCCTGCTGTTTGCCATGCCGGTTGTATTGATCACAGTAATGGCATTGATTGAAGATGCACCATTCCGTGATTACCAGGAACTGAAATTTGATATTCTTACTGTGGATAATGACCACGGTCGCCTTGGAAAATATATCCGCGAAGGATTAGGGGAATCAGGACAATTCCGCGTCATAGATTCTTTGAATGGTAGTGCTGTGACAGAGGAACAGGCCAGATCACTCGTGAATGAAGGACACTACCAGATCTGTATTATCATTCCACAGGGATCTACCGGCGCTATTGTCAGCAATGCCAATAAGATCGTCAATGATATTTCCCGCAGAATGGGAATGCCGGATGTATTGCCAGTCAGCACAAGGAAAGACTCCCTGCATGTGACCGTGTATTTTGATCCTGCTTCTAAAAAAGCATTTAAAAGTGCGATCCATCAGGCACTGGACAACTTCCTGACACAGGTGGAAACAGATATGTTACTGGAGCGGATCAAGAAGCAACTGAAGAGAAAGGATGTGGCAGAGAATGACTCCATGAACATACAGTTGAAGGCTGTCGGACTGAAAGAGCAGCTGACAGGTCCTTCACAGGAACTGGATGTGATCTCTAATTCTGTTCAGCACAACGTACCTGCCTGGAGCATCTTTGCGATGTTCTTTATCGTCATTCCGATAGCAGGTAATATGATCAGGGAAAGAGAAGATGGCAGCATGCTGCGTATGAAACTGATCCCGGGTTCCTACCTGGCGATACTCGCAGGAAAGATGTTCTTCTTTGTGGCCGTTTGCGTGATACAATTCTACCTGATGATGCAGGTAGGTATTTATCTGCTGCCATTGCTGGGGCTACCACAGTTGTCCCTGGGACAGAGTTATATGGCCGCACTGATCGTCGCCATCGGTATCGGACTGGCGGCAACATCCTACGGTATACTGGTAGGCACCGTGTTCAAAACACCTAATCAGGCACTGAACTTTGGCGCTATCTCTATCGTGATACTGTCTGCCATCGGTGGTATCTGGATACCTTTAGAGATCATGCCATCGCATATGAAACTGATAGGACATCTGTCACCACTAAGCTGGGGACTGGATGCTATTAATGATATTTATCTGAGGAATGTGGGCGTGAGCCACATATGGGGCGATGTGGGTAAGCTGGTTGTATTTGCAATCGTATTGTTATGTACAGCCGCCGCCATTGAGAAAAGAAGACTCAGCTAA
- a CDS encoding ABC transporter ATP-binding protein, translating into MTSMLVQDLHKTYKGALEPSLKGLSFSFPEGSIVGLLGPNGAGKTTTISIICGLVKADAGQVQIFDQPQHAANRETIKRLIGVVPQQIALFPHLTAIENLEYFGNLYGLKGKPLRSRIDEYLQVFGLEKAGHKQVHHFSGGMKRRTNIIAAILHNPKLLILDEPTAGVDVQSRTMILQFLREYNQQGVSIIYTSHLLDEAQTICSEVVIVDEGKAVVQGGTAELIARHAECRNLEDVFLHYTGHALRD; encoded by the coding sequence ATGACCAGTATGCTCGTGCAGGACCTGCACAAAACATATAAAGGAGCGCTGGAACCATCTCTGAAAGGCCTGTCCTTCAGCTTCCCCGAAGGAAGTATCGTAGGGCTGCTCGGGCCTAATGGCGCGGGAAAGACAACTACGATATCCATCATCTGCGGACTGGTAAAAGCGGATGCCGGTCAGGTGCAGATCTTCGATCAGCCACAGCATGCGGCTAATCGTGAGACCATCAAACGACTGATAGGCGTAGTGCCTCAGCAGATCGCACTGTTTCCTCATCTTACAGCTATTGAAAATCTGGAATATTTCGGTAACCTGTACGGCCTGAAAGGTAAACCCCTGCGCAGCCGTATCGATGAATACCTGCAGGTGTTCGGACTCGAAAAAGCAGGACACAAGCAGGTGCACCATTTCTCCGGTGGGATGAAACGACGTACCAATATCATTGCAGCAATTCTGCACAACCCGAAACTGCTGATACTCGATGAGCCGACTGCGGGGGTAGATGTACAGTCACGAACTATGATACTACAGTTCCTGCGGGAATACAATCAGCAGGGAGTGAGTATCATATATACCTCTCACCTGCTGGATGAAGCACAGACCATCTGTAGTGAAGTGGTGATCGTTGATGAAGGAAAAGCGGTGGTACAGGGCGGTACAGCGGAACTCATTGCCAGGCATGCGGAATGCCGCAACCTGGAAGACGTGTTCCTGCATTACACAGGCCACGCATTAAGAGATTAA